Proteins from a single region of Pseudomonas ekonensis:
- a CDS encoding MarR family winged helix-turn-helix transcriptional regulator, protein MKHFTPDEFKNCHLGLLLGRAALLKDRIIDTHMEPHGITAAQFKVLIIVAQYGVDTPAELCRHLSLDSGSMTRMLDRLEQKGFLIRQRSEDDRRQVRLKLTEQGQQLADRLPQIGADAMNELAGAITSDELVTLQYILKKILLAAGDSITVLRLGENNER, encoded by the coding sequence ATGAAGCATTTCACCCCCGACGAATTCAAGAACTGCCATCTGGGCCTGCTGCTGGGCCGTGCCGCGTTGCTCAAGGACCGGATCATCGACACCCACATGGAGCCCCACGGCATCACCGCCGCGCAGTTCAAGGTGCTGATCATCGTGGCCCAGTACGGCGTCGATACGCCGGCCGAGCTGTGCCGGCACCTGTCGCTGGACAGCGGCTCGATGACCCGCATGCTCGACCGTCTGGAGCAGAAAGGCTTCCTGATCCGCCAGCGCAGCGAAGACGACCGCCGTCAGGTCCGACTGAAGCTGACGGAGCAGGGCCAGCAACTGGCCGACCGCCTGCCGCAGATCGGCGCCGACGCCATGAACGAACTGGCCGGGGCGATCACGTCGGACGAGCTCGTGACCCTGCAATACATCCTCAAGAAAATTCTGCTGGCCGCCGGCGACTCGATCACCGTGCTGCGCCTGGGTGAGAACAATGAGCGGTAA
- a CDS encoding efflux transporter outer membrane subunit, producing the protein MSGKTLRSGVTLLLSAMILAGCANYSGLETEGVRLDAKSLKAGQSLDGVPLSPAAWPKSDWWTSLGDPQLDGLIREALRDSPDMQIAEARAHQASAAAFAADAERYPTLDASAGVSRSRLARDQDPRGQGGAYSTVRNVSAGFNYNFDLWGGQRDAWEAALGQARAAEVDRQAAQLTLAADVARAYSDLGQAHIVHDLASEDLKRTRQMLDLSERRLRSGIDSQYQLQQTQSLEASSEASLVDAEKRLNSARIALAVLLGKGPDRGNEIPRPNVLKASAVALPSVLPAELLGRRPDLVAARWRVEAAGKDIASAKTRFYPNLNLTAAAGAESLLGDAMFGSASRFFNIAPTLSVPIFDGGRLRANLDAKDADYDLAVAQYNKSLVKALGDVSDSLNQLRDIGRQIAAQQHATEIAQESYNTVVQRYGSGIGNYLDVLSIEQQLLQAQRQLASLNAEQIDLSIQLMQALGGGFQGDTLSAANAVPATRHN; encoded by the coding sequence ATGAGCGGTAAGACCTTGCGCAGCGGCGTGACGCTGCTGCTGTCGGCGATGATCCTCGCCGGCTGCGCCAACTACAGCGGCCTCGAGACTGAAGGCGTGCGCCTGGACGCCAAAAGCCTGAAGGCCGGGCAGTCCCTTGACGGCGTGCCCCTGTCGCCCGCCGCCTGGCCCAAGAGCGACTGGTGGACAAGCCTCGGCGATCCGCAGCTCGACGGCCTGATCCGCGAAGCCCTGCGCGACAGCCCGGACATGCAGATCGCCGAAGCCCGCGCCCACCAGGCCAGCGCCGCCGCCTTCGCCGCCGACGCCGAACGCTACCCGACCCTCGACGCCAGCGCCGGCGTCAGCCGTTCGCGCCTGGCCCGCGACCAGGATCCGCGCGGGCAGGGCGGGGCGTACTCCACCGTGCGCAACGTCAGCGCCGGCTTCAACTACAACTTCGACCTGTGGGGCGGTCAGCGCGATGCGTGGGAAGCGGCCCTGGGCCAGGCCCGCGCCGCCGAAGTCGACCGCCAGGCCGCGCAACTGACCTTGGCCGCCGACGTGGCCCGGGCCTACAGCGACCTGGGCCAGGCGCACATCGTCCACGACCTGGCCAGCGAAGACCTCAAACGCACCCGGCAGATGCTCGACCTGAGCGAGCGGCGCCTGCGTTCCGGCATCGACAGCCAGTACCAGCTGCAGCAGACCCAAAGCCTGGAGGCCAGCTCCGAAGCCAGCCTGGTCGACGCGGAAAAACGCCTGAACAGCGCCAGGATCGCCCTGGCCGTGCTGCTCGGCAAAGGCCCGGACCGCGGCAACGAAATCCCCCGGCCGAACGTCCTCAAGGCCAGCGCCGTGGCGCTGCCGTCGGTGCTGCCGGCCGAACTGCTCGGCCGTCGCCCGGACCTGGTGGCCGCGCGCTGGCGCGTGGAGGCCGCGGGCAAGGACATCGCTTCGGCCAAGACCCGCTTCTACCCCAACCTGAACCTGACGGCCGCCGCCGGCGCCGAATCCTTGCTGGGCGACGCGATGTTCGGTTCCGCCAGCCGCTTCTTCAACATCGCGCCGACCCTGTCCGTGCCGATCTTCGACGGCGGACGCCTGCGGGCCAACCTCGACGCCAAGGACGCCGATTACGACCTGGCGGTGGCCCAGTACAACAAAAGCCTGGTGAAAGCATTGGGCGATGTCAGCGACAGCCTCAACCAGTTGCGTGACATCGGCCGGCAGATCGCTGCCCAGCAGCACGCGACCGAGATCGCCCAGGAGTCCTACAACACCGTCGTCCAGCGTTACGGTTCCGGCATCGGCAACTACCTGGACGTGCTCAGCATCGAGCAGCAACTGCTGCAGGCCCAGCGTCAGCTGGCCAGCCTCAATGCCGAGCAGATCGACCTGTCGATTCAACTGATGCAAGCGCTGGGCGGCGGCTTCCAGGGTGACACCCTGAGCGCAGCCAACGCCGTTCCAGCCACGCGGCACAACTAA
- a CDS encoding HlyD family secretion protein, with the protein MATAQNTQAQDNTQDTGNPRKRKAMLAGLAIAVAVACAGVWGYHQFYGRFSESTDDAYVNGNVVEITPLVTGTVVSIGADDGDLVHEGQVLVNFDPNDAEVGLQSAQAKLARTVRQVRGLYSNVDGMKAQVNAQQAEVQKAQDNFNRRRNLAAGGAISQEELSHARDDLTSAQNALANAKQQLKTTSALVDDTVVSSHPDVMAAAAELRQAYLNNARSTLIAPVTGYVAKRTVQLGQRVQPGTALMAVIPLDQLWIDANFKETQLRDMRIGQPVEIESDIYGSDVKYSGTVDSLGAGTGSAFALLPAQNATGNWIKIVQRVPVRIHINAEELAKHPLRVGLSTNVEVNLHDQSGPVLAQQPPQKASFTTRVYDRQLSEADAMITQLIHDNSAAVSKTAQR; encoded by the coding sequence ATGGCCACTGCGCAAAACACTCAAGCTCAAGACAACACTCAAGACACTGGCAACCCGCGCAAGCGCAAGGCGATGCTGGCGGGCCTGGCCATCGCGGTCGCCGTCGCCTGCGCCGGCGTCTGGGGCTATCACCAGTTCTACGGCCGCTTCAGCGAAAGCACCGACGACGCCTACGTCAACGGCAACGTGGTCGAGATCACGCCGCTGGTGACCGGCACCGTGGTCAGCATCGGCGCCGACGACGGTGACCTGGTGCACGAAGGCCAGGTGCTGGTGAACTTCGACCCGAACGACGCCGAAGTCGGCCTGCAGAGCGCCCAGGCCAAACTGGCCCGCACCGTGCGCCAGGTGCGCGGCCTGTACAGCAACGTCGACGGCATGAAGGCCCAGGTCAATGCCCAGCAGGCCGAAGTGCAGAAGGCCCAGGACAACTTCAACCGCCGCAGGAACCTCGCCGCCGGCGGGGCGATCTCCCAGGAAGAACTGTCCCACGCCCGCGACGACCTGACCTCGGCGCAGAACGCCCTGGCCAACGCCAAACAGCAACTGAAGACCACCAGTGCGCTGGTCGATGACACCGTGGTGTCGTCGCACCCGGACGTGATGGCCGCCGCCGCCGAACTGCGTCAGGCCTACCTGAACAACGCGCGCAGCACGCTGATCGCGCCGGTCACAGGTTACGTCGCCAAGCGCACCGTGCAGCTGGGCCAACGCGTGCAGCCGGGCACCGCGCTGATGGCGGTGATCCCGCTGGATCAACTGTGGATCGACGCCAACTTCAAGGAAACCCAGTTGCGTGACATGCGCATCGGCCAGCCCGTGGAGATCGAGTCGGACATCTACGGCAGCGACGTGAAGTACAGCGGCACTGTGGACAGCCTCGGCGCCGGCACCGGCAGCGCGTTCGCCCTGCTGCCGGCGCAGAACGCCACCGGCAACTGGATCAAGATCGTCCAGCGCGTGCCGGTGCGCATCCACATCAACGCCGAGGAACTGGCCAAGCATCCGCTGCGCGTGGGCCTGTCGACCAACGTCGAGGTCAACCTGCACGACCAGAGCGGCCCGGTGCTGGCCCAGCAGCCGCCGCAGAAGGCGTCGTTCACCACCCGCGTGTATGACCGCCAACTGTCCGAGGCCGACGCGATGATCACCCAGTTGATCCATGACAACAGCGCCGCCGTCAGCAAGACCGCGCAACGCTGA
- a CDS encoding DHA2 family efflux MFS transporter permease subunit — protein MSNNASFAPPSLVLSTIGLSLATFMQVLDTTIANVALPTISGNLGVSSEQGTWVITSFAVSNAIALPLTGWLSRRFGEVKLFLWATMLFVLASFLCGISTSMPELIGFRVLQGLVAGPLYPMTQTLLIAVYPPARRGMALALLAMVTVVAPIAGPILGGWITDSYSWPWIFFINVPIGIFAVMVVRQQLAKRPVVTSRQPMDYVGLISLIIGVGALQVILDKGNDLDWFESSFIIIGAAISVVALAVFVIWEMTDRHPVVNLRLFSHRNFRIGTLVLVLGYAGFFGINLILPQWLQTQMGYTATWAGLAVAPIGILPVVLSPFVGKYAHKFDLRLLAGLAFLAIGLSCFMRAEFTNEVDFQHVALVQLFMGIGVALFFMPTLSILMSDLPPHQIADGAGLATFLRTLGGSFAASLTTWIWIRRADQHHAYMSESISTYEPATREALNSLGGAGNPAYAQLDHVLTGQAYMLSTVDYFTLLGWGFMALILIVWLAKPPFAAKAGPEASGH, from the coding sequence ATGAGCAATAACGCCTCTTTTGCGCCGCCCAGCCTGGTGCTCAGCACCATCGGCCTGTCGCTGGCGACCTTCATGCAAGTGCTCGACACCACGATCGCCAACGTGGCGCTGCCGACCATTTCCGGCAACCTCGGCGTGAGTTCGGAGCAGGGCACCTGGGTCATCACCTCGTTTGCCGTGAGCAACGCCATCGCGCTGCCGCTCACCGGCTGGCTGAGCCGGCGTTTCGGCGAGGTGAAGCTGTTCCTGTGGGCGACGATGCTGTTCGTGCTGGCCTCGTTCCTGTGCGGCATTTCCACGTCGATGCCGGAACTGATCGGCTTCCGTGTCCTGCAAGGGCTGGTGGCCGGTCCCCTGTACCCGATGACCCAGACCCTGCTGATCGCGGTCTACCCGCCGGCCAGGCGCGGCATGGCCCTGGCGCTGCTGGCGATGGTCACGGTGGTGGCGCCGATCGCCGGCCCCATCCTCGGCGGCTGGATCACCGACAGCTACAGTTGGCCGTGGATCTTCTTCATCAACGTGCCCATCGGGATCTTCGCGGTGATGGTGGTGCGCCAGCAACTGGCCAAGCGGCCGGTGGTCACCAGCCGTCAGCCGATGGACTACGTGGGGCTGATCTCATTGATCATCGGCGTCGGCGCGTTGCAGGTGATCCTCGACAAGGGCAATGACCTGGACTGGTTCGAGTCGAGCTTCATCATCATCGGCGCGGCGATCTCGGTGGTGGCGCTGGCGGTGTTCGTGATCTGGGAAATGACCGACCGGCACCCGGTGGTCAACCTGCGCCTGTTCTCGCACCGCAACTTCCGCATCGGCACCCTGGTGCTGGTGCTGGGCTACGCCGGGTTCTTCGGCATCAACCTGATCCTGCCGCAGTGGCTGCAGACCCAGATGGGCTACACCGCCACCTGGGCCGGGCTGGCGGTGGCGCCGATCGGCATTTTGCCGGTGGTGCTGTCGCCGTTCGTCGGCAAGTACGCGCACAAGTTCGACCTGCGCCTGCTGGCGGGGCTGGCGTTCCTGGCGATCGGCCTGAGCTGCTTCATGCGCGCCGAGTTCACCAACGAGGTGGACTTCCAGCACGTCGCCCTGGTGCAGCTGTTCATGGGCATCGGCGTGGCGCTGTTCTTCATGCCGACCCTGAGCATCCTGATGTCCGACCTGCCGCCGCACCAGATCGCCGACGGAGCGGGGCTGGCGACGTTCCTGCGTACCCTGGGCGGCAGCTTTGCGGCGTCGCTGACCACCTGGATCTGGATCCGCCGCGCCGACCAGCACCATGCCTACATGAGCGAAAGCATCAGCACCTACGAGCCGGCCACCCGGGAGGCGCTGAACAGCCTGGGCGGGGCGGGCAACCCGGCGTATGCGCAGCTGGACCATGTGCTGACCGGCCAGGCCTACATGCTCTCCACCGTGGACTACTTCACGCTGCTGGGGTGGGGGTTCATGGCGCTGATCCTGATCGTGTGGCTGGCCAAGCCGCCGTTCGCCGCGAAGGCGGGGCCGGAGGCCAGCGGTCACTGA
- the lpxH gene encoding UDP-2,3-diacylglucosamine diphosphatase, whose product MILLISDLHLEEERPDITRAFLDLLAGRARSASALYILGDFFEAWIGDDAMTPFQRSICRALRELSDSGTAIFLMHGNRDFLLGQAFCKEAGCTLLKDPSVVPLNGEPVLLMHGDSLCTRDEAYMKLRRYLRNPVTLFILRHLPLGTRHKLARKLRSESRAQTRMKANDIVDVTPEEIPRIMQEYGVKTLVHGHTHRPAIHKLQLGDQAAKRIVLGDWDRQGWALQVDDNGFALAPFDFAPPPALPAPAT is encoded by the coding sequence GTGATACTGCTGATTTCAGACTTGCATCTGGAAGAGGAGCGCCCGGACATCACCCGGGCGTTTCTGGATTTGCTCGCCGGGCGCGCCCGCTCGGCCAGTGCGCTGTACATCCTGGGCGACTTTTTCGAGGCCTGGATCGGCGACGATGCCATGACCCCGTTCCAGCGTTCCATCTGCCGGGCCCTGCGCGAACTGAGCGACAGCGGCACCGCGATCTTTCTGATGCACGGCAACCGCGACTTCCTGCTCGGCCAGGCCTTCTGCAAAGAGGCCGGCTGCACGCTGCTGAAGGATCCGAGTGTCGTGCCGCTCAACGGCGAACCCGTCCTGCTGATGCACGGCGACAGCCTGTGCACCCGCGACGAAGCCTACATGAAGCTGCGCCGTTACCTGCGCAACCCCGTCACCCTGTTCATCCTGCGCCACCTGCCCCTGGGCACGCGGCACAAGCTGGCGCGCAAGCTGCGCAGCGAAAGCCGTGCGCAGACGCGGATGAAGGCCAATGACATCGTCGATGTCACGCCGGAGGAAATTCCGCGGATCATGCAGGAATACGGCGTGAAAACCCTGGTTCACGGACATACCCATCGCCCGGCCATCCATAAGCTGCAATTGGGCGACCAGGCCGCCAAGCGGATCGTGCTGGGGGACTGGGACCGCCAGGGCTGGGCGTTGCAGGTGGACGACAACGGCTTTGCGCTGGCGCCGTTCGATTTCGCCCCGCCGCCGGCCCTTCCGGCCCCCGCAACCTAA
- a CDS encoding peptidylprolyl isomerase: MTQVKLTTNHGDIVIELNAEKAPLTVANFIEYVKKGHYENVVFHRVIKGFMIQGGGFEPGMQEKKDKSPSIQNEADNGLKNDKYTIAMARTMEPHSASAQFFINASDNGFLNHTGKTVQGWGYAVFGKVVEGTDVVDKIEGVSTTSKAGHQDVPKDDVIIEKAEIIEA, encoded by the coding sequence ATGACTCAAGTCAAACTGACCACCAACCACGGTGACATCGTCATCGAACTGAACGCTGAAAAGGCCCCGCTCACCGTGGCCAACTTCATCGAATACGTTAAGAAAGGTCACTACGAAAACGTCGTGTTCCACCGCGTCATCAAAGGCTTCATGATCCAGGGCGGCGGTTTCGAGCCGGGCATGCAGGAAAAGAAAGACAAGAGCCCGAGCATCCAGAACGAAGCCGACAACGGCCTGAAGAACGACAAGTACACCATCGCCATGGCCCGCACCATGGAGCCGCATTCGGCTTCGGCGCAGTTCTTCATCAACGCCTCCGACAACGGTTTCCTCAACCACACCGGCAAGACCGTTCAGGGCTGGGGCTACGCTGTGTTCGGCAAAGTGGTTGAAGGCACCGACGTGGTCGACAAGATCGAAGGCGTATCCACCACTTCCAAGGCCGGCCACCAGGACGTGCCGAAAGACGACGTGATCATCGAGAAAGCCGAGATCATCGAAGCGTGA
- a CDS encoding glutamine--tRNA ligase/YqeY domain fusion protein: protein MSKPTVDPTSNAKTGPAVPVNFLRPIIQADLDSGKHTQIVTRFPPEPNGYLHIGHAKSICVNFGLAQEFGGVTHLRFDDTNPAKEDQEYIDAIESDVKWLGFEWAGEVRYASQYFDQLHDWAVELIKAGKAYVCDLTPEQAKEYRGSLTEAGKDSPFRDRSVEENLDWFARMRAGEFPDGARVLRAKIDMASPNMNLRDPILYRIRHAHHHQTGDKWCIYPNYDFTHGQSDAIEGITHSICTLEFEGHRPLYDWFLDNLSVPAHPRQYEFSRLNLNYTITSKRKLKQLVDEKHVNGWDDPRMSTLSGFRRRGYTPKSIRNFCEMIGTNRSDGVVDFGMLEFSIRDDLDQSAPRAMCVLRPLKVVITNYPQGQVENLELPCHPKEDMGVRVLPFAREIYIDRDDFMEEPPKGYKRLEPAGEVRLRGSYVIRADEAVKDADGNIVELRCSYDPDTLGKNPEGRKVKGVIHWVPAAASVECEVRLYDRLFRSPNPEKAEDGASFLDNINPDSLQVLTGCRAEPSLGNAQPEDRFQFEREGYFVADIKDSKPGAPVFNRTVTLRDSWGQ from the coding sequence ATGAGCAAGCCCACCGTCGACCCGACCTCGAACGCCAAGACCGGCCCAGCCGTGCCGGTCAATTTCCTGCGCCCGATCATCCAGGCGGATCTGGATTCGGGCAAGCACACGCAGATCGTCACCCGCTTCCCGCCTGAGCCCAACGGCTACCTGCACATCGGCCACGCCAAGTCGATCTGCGTGAACTTCGGCCTGGCCCAGGAGTTCGGCGGCGTCACCCACCTGCGCTTCGACGACACCAACCCGGCCAAGGAAGACCAGGAATACATCGATGCCATCGAAAGCGACGTCAAATGGCTGGGCTTCGAATGGGCCGGCGAAGTGCGCTACGCCTCGCAGTACTTCGACCAGTTGCACGACTGGGCCGTCGAGCTGATCAAGGCCGGCAAGGCCTACGTCTGCGACCTGACGCCCGAGCAGGCCAAGGAATACCGCGGCAGCCTGACCGAGGCCGGCAAGGACAGCCCGTTCCGCGACCGTTCGGTGGAAGAGAACCTGGACTGGTTCGCCCGCATGCGCGCCGGCGAGTTCCCGGACGGCGCCCGCGTGCTGCGCGCCAAGATCGACATGGCCTCGCCGAACATGAACCTGCGCGACCCGATCCTGTACCGCATCCGCCACGCCCATCACCACCAGACGGGCGACAAGTGGTGCATCTACCCCAACTACGACTTCACCCACGGTCAGTCGGACGCCATCGAAGGCATCACCCACTCGATCTGCACCCTGGAGTTCGAAGGCCACCGTCCGCTGTACGACTGGTTCCTCGACAACCTGTCGGTGCCGGCGCACCCGCGTCAGTACGAGTTCAGCCGCCTGAACCTGAACTACACCATCACCAGCAAGCGCAAGCTCAAGCAACTGGTCGACGAGAAACACGTCAACGGCTGGGACGATCCGCGCATGTCCACGCTGTCGGGCTTCCGCCGCCGTGGCTACACGCCCAAATCGATCCGCAACTTCTGCGAAATGATCGGCACCAACCGTTCCGACGGCGTGGTGGACTTCGGCATGCTCGAGTTCAGCATCCGCGACGACCTCGACCAGAGCGCGCCGCGTGCCATGTGCGTGCTGCGTCCGCTGAAGGTGGTGATCACCAACTACCCGCAAGGCCAGGTCGAGAACCTCGAACTGCCGTGCCACCCAAAAGAGGACATGGGCGTGCGCGTCCTGCCGTTCGCCCGGGAAATCTACATCGACCGCGACGACTTCATGGAAGAACCGCCCAAGGGCTACAAGCGCCTGGAGCCGGCCGGCGAGGTGCGCCTGCGCGGCAGCTACGTGATCCGTGCCGACGAAGCCGTCAAGGACGCCGACGGCAACATCGTCGAGCTGCGCTGCTCGTACGACCCGGACACCCTGGGCAAGAACCCTGAAGGCCGCAAGGTCAAGGGCGTGATCCACTGGGTGCCGGCGGCCGCCAGCGTCGAGTGCGAAGTGCGCCTGTACGATCGCCTGTTCCGCTCTCCGAACCCGGAGAAGGCCGAGGACGGCGCCAGCTTCCTGGACAACATCAACCCTGACTCCCTGCAGGTCCTCACCGGTTGTCGTGCCGAACCTTCGCTCGGCAACGCACAGCCGGAAGACCGTTTCCAGTTCGAGCGCGAAGGCTACTTCGTCGCAGACATCAAGGACTCGAAACCGGGCGCACCGGTATTCAACCGTACCGTGACCCTGCGCGACTCCTGGGGTCAGTGA
- the cysS gene encoding cysteine--tRNA ligase gives MLTIYNTLTKSKEAFKPLDGNKVRMYVCGMTVYDFCHLGHGRSMVAFDLVTRWLRFSGYDLTYVRNITDIDDKIINRANENGESFEALTERMIAAMHEDEARLNILKPDMEPRATDHIPGMHAMIQTLIDKGYAYAPGNGDVYYRVGKFMGYGKLSRKKIEDLRIGARIEVDEAKQDPLDFVLWKAAKPGEPSWESPWGAGRPGWHIECSVMSTCCLGETFDIHGGGSDLEFPHHENEIAQSEAATGKTYANAWMHCGMIRINGEKMSKSLNNFFTIRDVLDKYHPEVVRYLLVSSHYRSAINYSEDNLKDAKGALERFYHALKGLPTVAPAGGEAFVERFTTVMNDDFGTPEACAVLFEMVREINRLRESDLDAAAGLAARLKELASVLGVLQLEADDFLQAGAEGRVDAAEVEALIAARLAARAGKDWAESDRIRDQLTAMGVVLEDGKGGTTWRLAD, from the coding sequence GTGCTTACGATCTACAACACGCTCACCAAGAGCAAAGAAGCCTTCAAGCCGCTGGACGGCAACAAGGTGCGCATGTACGTGTGCGGCATGACCGTGTACGACTTCTGCCACCTGGGCCACGGCCGCAGCATGGTCGCGTTCGACCTGGTGACCCGCTGGCTGCGGTTCAGCGGCTACGACCTGACCTACGTGCGCAACATCACCGACATCGACGACAAGATCATCAACCGGGCCAACGAGAACGGCGAGTCGTTCGAAGCGCTGACCGAACGCATGATCGCGGCGATGCACGAGGACGAGGCGCGCCTGAACATCCTCAAGCCGGACATGGAGCCGCGTGCCACCGACCACATCCCGGGCATGCACGCGATGATCCAGACCCTGATCGACAAGGGCTACGCCTACGCGCCGGGCAACGGCGACGTGTACTACCGCGTCGGCAAGTTCATGGGCTACGGCAAGCTGTCGCGCAAGAAGATCGAAGACCTGCGCATCGGTGCGCGGATCGAGGTCGACGAGGCCAAGCAGGATCCGCTGGACTTCGTGCTGTGGAAAGCGGCCAAGCCGGGCGAGCCGAGCTGGGAATCGCCGTGGGGCGCCGGGCGTCCGGGCTGGCACATCGAGTGCTCGGTGATGTCCACCTGCTGCCTGGGCGAGACCTTCGACATCCACGGCGGCGGCAGCGACCTGGAGTTCCCGCACCACGAGAACGAGATCGCCCAGAGCGAGGCGGCCACCGGCAAGACCTACGCCAACGCGTGGATGCACTGCGGCATGATCCGCATCAATGGCGAGAAGATGTCCAAGTCCTTGAACAACTTCTTCACCATCCGCGACGTGCTCGACAAGTACCACCCGGAAGTCGTGCGTTACCTGCTGGTGTCGAGCCACTACCGCAGCGCGATCAACTATTCGGAAGACAACCTCAAGGACGCCAAGGGCGCCCTGGAGCGTTTCTACCATGCGTTGAAAGGCCTGCCGACCGTGGCGCCGGCCGGAGGCGAGGCGTTCGTCGAGCGCTTCACCACGGTGATGAACGACGACTTCGGCACGCCGGAAGCCTGCGCGGTGCTGTTCGAGATGGTGCGCGAGATCAACCGCCTGCGCGAAAGCGACCTCGACGCGGCGGCCGGTCTGGCGGCGCGCCTGAAGGAACTGGCCAGTGTGCTGGGCGTGCTGCAACTGGAGGCCGACGACTTCCTGCAGGCCGGCGCCGAAGGGCGTGTCGATGCGGCCGAGGTCGAAGCGCTGATCGCTGCGCGCCTGGCGGCACGGGCCGGCAAGGACTGGGCCGAATCCGACCGCATCCGCGACCAGCTCACCGCCATGGGCGTGGTGCTGGAAGACGGCAAGGGCGGCACGACCTGGCGTCTGGCTGACTGA